A portion of the Streptomyces platensis genome contains these proteins:
- the ilvA gene encoding threonine ammonia-lyase — MADHTPRTPPETAAAALPEEGRAAAITVDDIRAAHKMLSGVSRATAMEGSRYLTGLVGAPVHLKCENLQRTGSFKIRGAYVRIAGLSAQERAAGVVAASAGNHAQGVALAASLLGVRSTVFMPVGAPLPKVAATREYGAEVRLQGHVVDETLAAAQEHARATGAVFIHPFDHHDIIAGQGTVGLEILEQCPEVRTIVVGVGGGGLVAGIALAVKALRPDVRVVGVQAAGAACYPPSLAAGRPVAIEGLSTMADGIKVGRPGEVTFGMVEELVDEVRTVTEDQLSSALLLCLERAKLVVEPAGASPVAALLADPESFEGPVVAVLSGGNVDPLLMQRILRHGMAAGGRYLSLRLRLTDRPGALATLLGVLSVADANVLDVGHVRTDPRLGLTEVEVELHLETKGPAHCGELRAALREAGYFVTE; from the coding sequence ATGGCCGACCACACGCCGCGTACGCCGCCTGAGACCGCCGCCGCCGCGCTCCCCGAGGAGGGTCGGGCGGCCGCGATCACGGTCGATGACATCCGGGCGGCGCACAAGATGCTCTCCGGTGTCTCCCGCGCCACCGCGATGGAGGGCAGCCGCTATCTGACCGGGCTGGTCGGCGCGCCCGTGCACCTGAAGTGCGAGAACCTCCAGCGCACCGGCTCCTTCAAGATCCGTGGCGCGTACGTACGGATCGCCGGGCTCTCGGCGCAGGAGCGGGCGGCCGGTGTGGTGGCCGCGAGCGCCGGCAACCATGCCCAGGGGGTGGCGCTGGCGGCGTCCCTGCTGGGGGTGCGCTCGACGGTGTTCATGCCGGTCGGCGCCCCGTTGCCGAAGGTCGCCGCGACCCGTGAATACGGGGCGGAGGTACGGCTCCAGGGCCATGTGGTGGACGAGACGCTGGCCGCCGCCCAGGAGCACGCGCGCGCGACCGGTGCGGTCTTCATCCACCCCTTCGACCACCACGACATCATCGCCGGGCAGGGCACGGTCGGGCTGGAGATCCTCGAACAGTGCCCGGAGGTACGGACCATCGTCGTCGGGGTCGGCGGCGGCGGGCTGGTGGCCGGGATCGCGCTCGCGGTGAAGGCGCTGCGGCCGGATGTCCGGGTCGTCGGGGTGCAGGCGGCGGGCGCGGCCTGCTATCCGCCGTCGCTGGCGGCCGGGCGTCCGGTGGCGATCGAGGGGCTGTCGACGATGGCCGACGGCATCAAGGTCGGGCGGCCCGGCGAGGTGACCTTCGGGATGGTCGAGGAGCTGGTGGACGAGGTCCGTACGGTCACCGAGGACCAGCTCTCCAGTGCGCTGCTGCTGTGTCTGGAGCGGGCCAAGCTGGTGGTGGAGCCGGCCGGGGCGAGCCCGGTGGCGGCGCTGCTCGCCGACCCGGAGTCCTTCGAGGGGCCGGTGGTCGCGGTGCTGTCCGGCGGCAATGTCGACCCGCTGCTGATGCAGCGCATCCTGCGGCACGGGATGGCCGCCGGCGGCCGCTATCTCTCGCTGCGGCTGCGGCTGACGGACCGGCCGGGGGCGCTGGCGACGCTGCTGGGCGTGCTGTCGGTGGCCGATGCGAACGTCCTCGATGTGGGCCATGTGCGGACGGATCCGCGGCTCGGTCTGACCGAGGTCGAGGTGGAGCTGCATCTGGAGACCAAGGGGCCGGCGCACTGCGGCGAACTGCGGGCGGCGCTGCGCGAGGCGGGGTACTTCGTCACGGAGTGA
- the mca gene encoding mycothiol conjugate amidase Mca, whose amino-acid sequence MTEQLRLMAVHAHPDDESSKGAATMAKYVSEGVDVLVATCTGGERGSILNPKLQGDPYIEENIHEVRKKEMDEAREILGVKQEWLGFVDSGLPEGDPLPPLPDGCFALQDVEEAAEPLVRLIRKFKPQVITTYDENGGYPHPDHIMTHKITMVAFEAAGDPEKYPEAGEPWQPQKLYYNQGFNKPRTIALHEALLARGMDSPYGEWLERWKQFEQRERTLTTYVPCDEFFEIRDKALIAHATQIDPDGGWFRVPMDIQREVWPTEEYELAKSLVDTSLPEGDLFAGIRNN is encoded by the coding sequence TTGACTGAGCAGCTGCGATTGATGGCGGTTCACGCCCACCCCGACGACGAGTCGAGCAAGGGTGCGGCCACCATGGCCAAGTACGTGTCCGAGGGGGTGGACGTGCTGGTCGCCACCTGCACAGGCGGTGAGCGAGGATCCATCCTCAACCCCAAACTCCAGGGCGATCCGTATATCGAGGAGAACATCCACGAGGTACGGAAGAAGGAAATGGACGAGGCCCGGGAGATCCTGGGCGTCAAGCAGGAGTGGCTGGGCTTTGTCGACTCCGGGCTGCCCGAGGGCGACCCGCTGCCGCCGCTGCCCGACGGCTGCTTCGCCTTGCAGGACGTCGAGGAGGCGGCCGAGCCCCTCGTCCGGCTGATCCGGAAGTTCAAGCCGCAGGTCATCACGACCTACGACGAGAACGGCGGCTATCCGCACCCGGACCACATCATGACCCACAAGATCACGATGGTGGCCTTCGAGGCGGCCGGCGACCCGGAGAAGTACCCGGAGGCCGGTGAGCCCTGGCAGCCCCAGAAGCTCTACTACAACCAGGGCTTCAACAAGCCGCGCACGATCGCGCTGCACGAGGCGCTGCTGGCGCGCGGGATGGACTCGCCCTACGGCGAGTGGCTGGAGCGCTGGAAGCAGTTCGAGCAGCGTGAGCGCACGCTGACCACTTATGTTCCGTGCGATGAGTTCTTCGAGATCCGTGACAAGGCGCTGATCGCCCACGCCACCCAGATCGACCCCGACGGCGGGTGGTTCCGGGTGCCGATGGACATCCAGCGCGAGGTCTGGCCGACGGAGGAGTACGAGCTCGCGAAGTCGCTCGTGGACACTTCCCTCCCCGAGGGCGACCTCTTCGCGGGCATCCGCAACAATTGA
- a CDS encoding DUF4307 domain-containing protein, which produces MTAVRDGLPGGRYGPSADQRADRKLKIIGAVLGAALLGVIGWSGISYITGQDLSGRVIAWDAVSDHAVKVHLEVVKDTGAKGVCTLRSQAEDGSEVGRKDVTVDQRTGQVDTEVTLRTTKRATNAVLVGCTASGTG; this is translated from the coding sequence ATGACCGCGGTGCGCGACGGGCTCCCCGGCGGACGCTACGGCCCTTCCGCGGATCAGCGCGCGGACCGCAAGCTCAAGATCATCGGCGCGGTGCTCGGCGCCGCGCTGCTGGGCGTGATCGGCTGGTCCGGTATCTCCTACATCACGGGGCAGGACCTCAGCGGCCGCGTGATCGCCTGGGACGCGGTCTCCGACCACGCCGTCAAGGTCCATCTCGAAGTCGTCAAGGACACCGGCGCCAAGGGTGTGTGCACGCTCCGCTCGCAGGCCGAGGACGGCTCCGAGGTCGGCCGTAAGGACGTCACCGTCGACCAGCGCACGGGCCAGGTGGACACCGAGGTCACCCTGCGGACGACCAAGCGGGCCACCAACGCCGTACTCGTCGGCTGCACGGCGTCCGGTACGGGCTGA
- the greA gene encoding transcription elongation factor GreA, with product MTQTSENVTWLTQEAYDQLKAELEHLSGPARAEITEKIAAAREEGDLKENAGYHAAKEEQGKQELRVRQLTQLLQTAKVGEAPAETGVVAPGMVVTIAFDGDPDDTLSFLLASREYASSDIETYSPQSPLGTGVNGKKVGAEAEYELPNGKKATVKILDAKPYTG from the coding sequence GTGACCCAGACCAGCGAGAACGTCACCTGGCTTACCCAGGAGGCGTATGACCAGCTCAAGGCCGAGCTGGAGCACCTGTCTGGTCCCGCACGCGCCGAGATCACCGAAAAGATCGCGGCCGCCCGCGAGGAAGGTGACCTGAAGGAGAACGCCGGGTACCACGCGGCCAAGGAAGAGCAGGGCAAGCAGGAGCTGCGCGTCCGCCAGCTCACCCAGCTGCTCCAGACCGCGAAGGTCGGCGAGGCGCCTGCCGAGACCGGCGTCGTCGCGCCCGGCATGGTCGTCACCATCGCGTTCGACGGGGACCCGGACGACACGCTGTCGTTCCTTCTGGCCTCCCGGGAGTACGCGAGCTCGGACATCGAGACCTACTCCCCCCAGTCACCGCTGGGCACCGGCGTGAACGGCAAGAAGGTCGGCGCCGAGGCGGAGTACGAGCTCCCCAACGGCAAGAAGGCGACCGTGAAGATCCTCGACGCCAAGCCGTACACGGGCTGA
- a CDS encoding ATP-binding cassette domain-containing protein, with protein sequence MPGAIYAEGLVKTFGDVRALDGVDLDVPEGTVLGMLGPNGAGKTTAVRVLTTLLQPDRGKAVVAGIDVLAHPDKVRRSIGLSGQFAAVDEYLTGRENLIMVGQLYQMSGRDAKRRAAELLERFHLGDAADRTAKTYSGGMRRRLDLAAALVVSPPVMFMDEPTTGLDPRNRQGLWDVIQELVAGGTTLLLTTQYLEEADRLAHDICVVDHGKVIARGTSDQLKARTGGERVEVVVHAPEHLTVADEVLRGFGKGEGTVEPHTRKLTIPVTGGAKLLAEVIRELDLRGVEIDDIGLRRPTLDDVFISLTGHAAETADGDGNGAGAADAGPGDGGSVGKQKKRGKAGAAADTPDADVTTDKEGVK encoded by the coding sequence ATGCCAGGCGCCATTTACGCCGAAGGTCTGGTCAAGACCTTCGGCGACGTGAGGGCACTGGACGGCGTCGACCTCGACGTCCCCGAAGGAACCGTCCTCGGAATGCTCGGCCCCAACGGTGCCGGCAAGACCACCGCCGTACGGGTCCTGACGACCCTGCTCCAGCCCGACCGGGGCAAGGCGGTCGTCGCCGGGATCGATGTGCTGGCCCACCCCGATAAAGTGCGGCGCTCCATAGGTCTGTCCGGCCAATTCGCCGCCGTCGACGAGTACTTGACCGGCCGCGAGAACCTGATCATGGTCGGCCAGCTCTACCAGATGAGCGGGCGCGACGCGAAGCGGCGAGCCGCTGAACTGCTGGAACGCTTCCATCTCGGCGATGCCGCGGACCGCACCGCCAAGACCTACTCCGGCGGTATGCGCCGCCGGCTCGACCTCGCGGCCGCATTGGTCGTCAGCCCGCCCGTGATGTTCATGGACGAGCCGACCACCGGCCTGGACCCCCGTAACCGCCAGGGTCTGTGGGACGTCATCCAGGAACTGGTCGCCGGCGGCACGACCCTGCTGCTCACCACGCAGTATCTGGAGGAGGCCGACCGCCTCGCCCACGACATCTGCGTCGTCGACCACGGCAAGGTCATCGCCCGCGGCACCTCCGACCAGCTCAAGGCCCGCACCGGCGGCGAGCGCGTCGAGGTCGTCGTGCACGCCCCCGAGCACCTCACCGTCGCCGACGAGGTCCTGCGCGGCTTCGGCAAGGGCGAGGGCACCGTCGAACCGCACACCCGCAAGCTCACGATCCCGGTGACGGGCGGCGCCAAGCTGCTCGCCGAGGTCATCCGCGAACTGGACCTCCGCGGCGTGGAGATAGATGACATCGGGCTGCGCCGCCCGACCCTCGACGATGTGTTCATCTCGCTGACCGGCCACGCCGCCGAGACCGCGGACGGCGACGGCAACGGCGCGGGCGCCGCGGATGCCGGTCCGGGCGACGGGGGCTCCGTCGGGAAGCAGAAGAAGCGCGGGAAGGCCGGAGCGGCGGCCGACACCCCGGACGCGGACGTGACGACCGACAAGGAGGGCGTGAAGTGA
- a CDS encoding MarR family winged helix-turn-helix transcriptional regulator has translation MPTSSDMTTHTDPALLDALQHQVAVFARRAEQSRLGGVGQARNSMDRAAYLLLNRLDQEGPMGVKALAAGMGIDSSTVTRQVAPLVDSGLVSRATHPEDGRAVVLQLSERGHARLEEVRTSRRALMALVTEQWSEEERTAFTTLLTRFNASLCDITASLPPAGPTS, from the coding sequence ATGCCCACCTCTTCGGACATGACGACCCACACCGACCCCGCTCTCCTCGACGCGCTACAGCACCAAGTGGCCGTCTTCGCCCGCCGTGCAGAACAGAGCCGGCTCGGCGGCGTCGGACAGGCGCGCAACTCCATGGACCGCGCCGCGTATCTGCTGCTCAACCGCCTGGACCAGGAAGGCCCGATGGGCGTCAAGGCCCTCGCCGCCGGTATGGGCATCGACTCCTCGACGGTCACCCGCCAGGTCGCCCCGCTGGTCGACTCCGGTCTGGTCAGCCGCGCCACCCACCCCGAGGACGGCCGCGCCGTGGTGCTCCAGCTGTCCGAGCGCGGGCACGCCCGGCTGGAAGAGGTGCGCACCTCGCGCCGTGCGCTGATGGCCCTGGTGACGGAGCAGTGGTCCGAGGAGGAGCGCACCGCCTTCACCACACTCCTGACGCGCTTCAACGCCTCCCTCTGCGACATCACCGCGTCCTTGCCGCCGGCGGGCCCGACGTCCTGA
- a CDS encoding ABC transporter permease: MTTVTEAADTAPIRPPRPRGGFSRSVRDSLVVARRNLIRMLRIPEVVIFGLIQPIMFVVLFTYVFGGSINIPGAPVGNAQAYREFLMAGIFAQTVTFATAGAGAGIADDMHKGLIDRFRSLPMSRGAVLTGRTLADLVQTALTLVVLAVVALLIGWRTHESLAEVLAGFALLLLLGYAFSWIGALIGLSVRTPEAATSGGLIWLFPLTFISNAFVPVNGMPAFLQHVAEWNPFSATVAAARELFGNTIDRVPKSVTGAWPMEHPVIASVIWSLVIIAVFRTLAVRKYRSAAA; encoded by the coding sequence GTGACCACGGTGACCGAAGCGGCCGACACCGCCCCCATCCGGCCCCCACGGCCCCGCGGCGGCTTCAGCCGGTCCGTACGCGACTCCCTGGTGGTCGCCAGGCGCAATCTGATACGGATGCTGCGCATTCCCGAAGTGGTGATCTTCGGGCTGATCCAGCCGATCATGTTCGTGGTGCTGTTCACGTACGTCTTCGGCGGTTCCATCAACATCCCCGGCGCCCCCGTGGGCAACGCCCAGGCGTATCGCGAGTTCCTGATGGCCGGGATCTTCGCGCAGACGGTCACCTTCGCCACGGCGGGCGCCGGCGCGGGTATCGCCGATGACATGCACAAGGGCCTCATCGACCGGTTCCGGTCGCTGCCGATGTCCCGGGGCGCGGTGCTCACCGGCCGCACCCTCGCCGACCTCGTGCAGACCGCGCTGACGCTGGTGGTGCTGGCCGTCGTCGCGCTGCTGATCGGCTGGCGCACCCACGAGAGCCTCGCCGAGGTGCTGGCCGGCTTCGCGCTGCTGCTCCTGCTCGGCTACGCCTTCTCGTGGATCGGCGCGCTCATCGGCCTCTCGGTGCGCACGCCCGAGGCGGCCACCTCCGGCGGGCTGATCTGGCTCTTCCCGCTGACCTTCATCTCGAATGCGTTCGTGCCGGTCAACGGCATGCCGGCGTTTCTCCAGCATGTCGCGGAGTGGAATCCGTTCAGTGCGACGGTGGCCGCCGCCCGGGAGCTGTTCGGCAACACCATCGACCGGGTGCCGAAGTCGGTGACCGGAGCCTGGCCGATGGAACATCCGGTGATCGCCTCGGTGATCTGGTCCCTGGTGATCATCGCGGTCTTCCGGACGCTGGCCGTCCGCAAATACCGATCGGCCGCGGCCTGA